One Osmerus eperlanus chromosome 2, fOsmEpe2.1, whole genome shotgun sequence genomic window, TTTGTAGACAAATGGTATATTCCCCAAAAGCTCCTTGGATGAACTCATTTGATTGATTTTCTGACAGAAAGTCATTTTTCTTTTCCTCCACAGCttgtctcctcatctctccatgtGTTGGTTTGACTTGCTTCTCGATCCGAGTGGCTTAGCCACCGACTCGATATGCTAACACCACTCAGACAATCTGTTGAAGTTTAGACATCGTTTATGAAATCATGCTGCATGTACCACatttataaaatgttttatgtttattatataaatgttttataaaatGTTTAGAAAACATCAGGAAGTCATGTTTACATTGATTGGTGAAAACAATGCTGGTATACAAAACTACTTGATAGCCTTCCTAAAAGTGCAAATATGTTCAAGATGAAACGTGCTTGTCTTTCACACTTAGTTTGCAGGATATTATTCGGTTCTTTGTGCAGGTTAAACTGAGTTTGCTGTGATGGGCAGACAACATGCTCCTCTTTATTCTGATGTTATATTTTCATGAGAAAAGTGCTAATAGGAATCCTTTTTCATTCAACTGGTGACATTAGGGCTTGCTAAAATAGCTGTAACGAAGTGAAAGTTGACTTTTATTGAAAAGAAAAATTGCTCAATTACATTATTTGTGTTGTATAGAGAATGTTGACTGTAGGAGATTTACTTACGAAAGGTAGAACTGCTGGTTACCCCTTTAAATGTAGTTGGCCCAAATAAACCAACAAGGCTATTATTTTTAAAGATTGAATTTGGATGGATTTTAAATAGTTTTCCTTCGATTGGAGATTGTGTAAACAAGATGTCACTCCATGAACAGGGCCCGTTTCCTAGTATTCAATATAATGGCATATGACAGTAGAGTGTATTTTCCTCTGTAATTGGTTTTGATATGTTTTGATGTGCAAATCGTATTAAATAAACAGGTCTGATTGTATATTGTGTTTGAAATATTTTAATTGTGCCGTCGTTTTTAATTTgttaattgttttattttccGTTCCTTTTATTTTAAGAATGAAGGCAGATTGATTCGTCTCCCTTGACCTGTTTGCACAAATGTTGCGCAGAATGGAAGGTGTTGAACACAGACCTTTGTTTTGGTAATGACGTCAACAAAGCGTGTGCTTCACGTTGGCGCGCGGAAAGTACAAACCAATGGTACAAACAGCAAGTAGCTAGCTGTAAAAGCACATTCTTGGAGCTGAAAGTTACTCGTCCTTATTATACCCACTTATACACCAAAACAATGAGCAAAAAAGATAACGTAGGTATGTAAATGACATTAAAGATGCCATCATCTACTACAAGACTGGTACAGTAATGGATCTAGCCAACTAACTAGATAGTATTGACACTAGATTAGTTGACACTACGATACCAATGACGTTGAAatcagccagctagctagctatcgtaCACTGGAGATGGCAAATTACTGAATTGACAGGTATTTCTATTCAATTGTGTTTGTTACTCAGGTATGGCCCTCATTCTTGACTATTTAAATGAAAAGAATCGCCCGTACAGTGCCCAAGATGTATTCGGCAACTTGCAAAAGCAGCATGGACTAGGAAAGACGGTGCGTATATATCATGCCTGGTGTCACCATAGTAATTCGAAGCACAGGGTGGCTTGATACAAAAAGCACAAAATACTTCTCCTTATAGGCGGTGGTTAAAGCCATGGAACAGTTGGCTCAAGAGGGGAAAATCAAAGAGAAGATATATGGCAAGCAAAAGATCTATTTTGCAGATCAAGTGAGTCACTGATTACGAGACAAGGGCGACAAgatacaatattcataaatgaTCAAGTTGACCACAATACCCAacgtatttttttgttgtcaaTACTTGCATGCCATATCCCAATGTTTAATGACCATAGAGGTTACTTGTCACATTACACCTCCAGGCCCAGTTTACAGAGGTGAGTGAAGCAGACCTGAAAGCCATGGACACACGGGTATCTGAGCTCAGCACCAAAGTGCAGGCTGTCACTCAAGACTGCAGACAGCTAGAAACAGGTGGGCGGAGTTGGATccgaacaaatacacacagcagTTCATACATTTACACAAGATCCATGTTGATTCTATGTCTCTAATATATCACATTATTGTTTTGTGATCACAGAGCTCAAGCAGCTCAACAGCTCACTAACTACAGCAGATATGATGTCAGAGATCCAGCAACTCAAAGCTGAGTGCTCAGGGTACCACGAACGTCTGGAAAAAATCAAATCAGCCACAAATCACATCACtccagaagagaaggagaaggtggCACCATTCCTATTTGACAGTGACATTTATTTAATGTACCGTTTATTACAAGATgtaggactttttttttttattcatgttTTGATTTCATATATTTCTCCTCAGGTTTACAAAGACAGGAATATCTATGTGAAGGAatggaaaaagaggaagagactgGTGACATATTGTCTTACCTACTTAAGCATGTGTATCACTTAGAAGAAACACCGACTGATAAGACTTTGCATTCTCTGTGCTCGTCCTGTCTTCTAACAGCAATGTGTTCTGGTTGAGAGGCAGGAAGATGTAAGGGATTTAAGGAACATGTATGTGATTCAACTTACCCTGCTCTTTGCCTCTGCCAGGCATCAGACATGATTTCTGCCATCTTAGAGGGGTACCCTAAGAGCAAGAAGCAGTTCCTGGCAAGTATTCAGACCACTCAGAAACAGACCAACATTTGTTGTCGTCTTAAAAGATATTTCTAGAATTTTCTTCAtgagtatgtgtttgtatgtcgtGTGTTTGGCATTAAGTCTTCTGTATTTTCAGGAAGAAGCTGGCGTGGAGACTGATGAGGACTGCAAGGTGGCTGTGCCAAGTACATGACAGAATGTGGACGTGTTTCTAGTTGCTCCAGTTTCTTCAATGTTGCTCATTAGAAAGTCATATTTATTTGGTGTTTTGATGGTGACACATCAGTGTATATATACCTTTTGTTTGTTTCCTGAAGATGTTTAGCAAAAGTATAATTTGGAATAAAGTTTCTATAAACATATCAGGGTTTTTGTGGGGTCTTAAAAATAGACTCTTGGTTGAGCCTTTCCTGGTGGAACAGTTGGGAGAGGGGATCTGGACAGTCGGGGAGTGCGCTGCGGTTACAGGGATCTGGGCCCACGGATGTGTTTGGCACTACGC contains:
- the psmc3ip gene encoding homologous-pairing protein 2 homolog isoform X1, which codes for MTSTKRVLHVGARKVQTNGMALILDYLNEKNRPYSAQDVFGNLQKQHGLGKTAVVKAMEQLAQEGKIKEKIYGKQKIYFADQAQFTEVSEADLKAMDTRVSELSTKVQAVTQDCRQLETELKQLNSSLTTADMMSEIQQLKAECSGYHERLEKIKSATNHITPEEKEKVYKDRNIYVKEWKKRKRLASDMISAILEGYPKSKKQFLAKAGVETDEDCKVAVPST
- the psmc3ip gene encoding homologous-pairing protein 2 homolog isoform X2, coding for MSKKDNVGMALILDYLNEKNRPYSAQDVFGNLQKQHGLGKTAVVKAMEQLAQEGKIKEKIYGKQKIYFADQAQFTEVSEADLKAMDTRVSELSTKVQAVTQDCRQLETELKQLNSSLTTADMMSEIQQLKAECSGYHERLEKIKSATNHITPEEKEKVYKDRNIYVKEWKKRKRLASDMISAILEGYPKSKKQFLAKAGVETDEDCKVAVPST